The sequence CAGTTGCATTGCCAAGGTTAAGCTCAGTGCTTTAGAAATCGACTGAATTGAAAACGGCTCGTCAGCATCTCCAGCTTTAAATACTTCACCTGTGTTGGTGTACACCGCAATGCCCAGTTTTTTATTTGAGACCTCAGCTAACGCAGGAATATAATCCGCCACTTTTCCTTGCCCTATTAACGGAGCAACCTCTGTCAGAATGTCTTGTAATAGTTGAACGGTTGGTTTCATCTTTTACCTTCTTTCATAGACAACAAAGCCAACACTAAGTTGGCTTTCTAATGAAGTAATACCAGTCGTTCTAAATAACTGGTCATTCTAGCTTGTTAAAATGCTCGATAAGGGCGTTAGAACTTTTGATTGTAGAATAACTACTTATCGAAAAATTCTGCCTTGTTCTCGAGCATTTTTCCTGCGCTAGCTCTGATCACTTACTTAGTGTGATTGGTATAAAATTAAGGCTTAACAGCAATAAATATATTTCGATTTATGGATTGGTCCACTCGGTGCAGATAACCGATATAAGGTTCTTGATCTTGCACCTCAAAACCTTGCTTGGCGAACAACTCCGCGAGCTCAGTCCATTTCAAAGTAAATTCATTAAACGACAATACAATTGAACCCTTAGGTTTTAATACGCTCTTCCAAGCCGGTAGCGCCTCTTCTAGAAGCTCTAACGGGCTACGAGCCATCTTTGTATCTTTTGCACTTTTACTGCCGTGCTGAACGCCGTAGGGAAGATCTGACACCATCACATCACAAGAATTCTTTTTGATGATTTGATTTACAATGCGAGTATCCGATGCATACAGCTTCAGTGATTGGCCTTGATCTTTAATAAACGCTTCTTTGGTCACCGCTGCATTCACGACAAAACCATCAGCAATTTTTTTACCGCCAGCACCTGTGCGTTTCTCTTTGGTCACTTTATGCTTATAACGACCATTTTTCATGTACTTAACGATAAATGTTTGGATCTCTTGAACCCATTTAGCGTTAATTTCTACTCCCATCACATCTAGACCTTGAATCAAACCTTCATACAAAGTCGTGCCTTTGCCACACATTGGGTCCATTAAACACTTACGCTGGCTGTCCGTTTTAGCCGCACTAAGACCAAGGTTAACCATCAAGCGAGTAAACTGCTCATTGGTTTTGCCTGTATATCTGAGTATTTGGCTCATGCTTTCAGGAAAAGTATTAAAGGCTTGTGGCTGCAAAGGTTTCAACAAACCGCTATCCATTACTTGGAAGATGGCGTAATAGATAGACGATGAGGACAACCTTTGTAGCTGTGCGTCATCAAGTTGTTGTTCTGTTTCAAATACCAAAGCCGCAGGTAAACCGATATCTTTTTCAGTGACCTCATCAACTGCAATATCCATAGAAGAAAGGATTGCTTTTAGCTCAGAGCAAGCAATCTTTACTGCGGTATCAAAGTAGATTCGATTGTGACCGGGGTTGGCCAAGATAGCGTATTGAAACATCCAAAAACCTTAATTTGAATTATTGAGAATAAAAAAGGAGCTACATTGGTAGCCCCTAGAATAGAGAATCAGTCGCCCCACATATAACGGGACTACATGAGACTAAACTGTGCGCTTGTATTTAATGTCCCAAACGCCGTGACCTAAACGATGACCACGCGCTTCAAACTTAGTTAAAGGACGCTCGTCAGGGCGAGGAACATAATCGCCATCAGTGGCAATGTTAGCAAAACCCGGTGCTTGGTTCATAACTTCAACCATATGCTCAGCGTAGTTTTCCCAGTCAGTTGCCATGTGGAAAACACCAGAATCTAGTTGAAGTTTAGCACGTACCATTTCGGCAAAATCAAGCTGAACGATACGACGCTTATGGTGACGCTTTTTATGCCAAGGGTCTGGGAAGAATAATTGTAGCGTATGCAAGCTACTATCAGGAATCATGTGAGCGAACACTTCTACAGCATCGTGACACATTACGCGCAGGTTAGTCACACCTGCATCACGCGCTAAACCAAGGCAAGCACCCACGCCAGGACGGTGAACTTCAATACCGATGAAGTTTTTCTCTGGAGAGGCTTTTGCCATTTCTACTAGAGAGGTGCCCATACCAAAGCCAATCTCTAATACTACTGGGTTGTTATTGCCAAATACTTGCGCCCAGTCTAATAATTCGTTCTGGTAATCGATGCCCATTGTTGGCCAGCATTCATTCAAAGCTGTTTCCTGACCTTTAGTCAATCGACCTTCTCGACGTACAAAGCTGCGGATCTTTCTCACCAGCTTGCCATCTTCGGTGTATTCGTTAGTCGTTACTTCGCTCATTCTGTTTGTTGCCTGCTCATCGATTAATCAAAGCGGGAATTATCCAAAGAATTCTTCAATACGCAAGTGTATAAACCACTTCAATAGCAAATTATTCCAATTTCCACGCATATTCGCCGTAAGTTGCGTTTATTCCACACAAACTCAGTTTTACTTCCTTACACTATTATGGTGCAATTTCTGATCTTTGATGACTAATTTATGGGCTCTCAGTGACACCATTCGCAAATCAAATACTCAACTGGTATCAAAAATACGGACGCAAATATCTGCCGTGGCAGCATGACAAAACCGCTTACAGAGTTTGGCTCTCTGAAATCATGCTCCAACAAACTCAAGTAGCCACGGTTATTCCCTATTTTGAGCGCTTCATCGAACAGTTTCCGGATGTGACTTCACTTGCCAATGCCCCTATTGATGAAGTGCTGCATCTATGGACTGGCCTTGGTTATTACGCACGTGCGCGCAATTTACATAAGTGTGCACAAATAGTGATCACACAATACCAAGCAGAGTTTCCCCTAGATATTGAACAGCTTAATGCCCTACCCGGCATTGGGCGTTCGACCGCAGGCGCCATTTTATCTTCGGTCTTTAAACTGCCACACGCTATTCTTGATGGAAACGTAAAGCGAGTGCTTGCGCGCAGTTATGCTATCGACGGTTGGCCGGGGAAA is a genomic window of Vibrio neonatus containing:
- the trmB gene encoding tRNA (guanosine(46)-N7)-methyltransferase TrmB, coding for MSEVTTNEYTEDGKLVRKIRSFVRREGRLTKGQETALNECWPTMGIDYQNELLDWAQVFGNNNPVVLEIGFGMGTSLVEMAKASPEKNFIGIEVHRPGVGACLGLARDAGVTNLRVMCHDAVEVFAHMIPDSSLHTLQLFFPDPWHKKRHHKRRIVQLDFAEMVRAKLQLDSGVFHMATDWENYAEHMVEVMNQAPGFANIATDGDYVPRPDERPLTKFEARGHRLGHGVWDIKYKRTV
- a CDS encoding TRM11 family SAM-dependent methyltransferase, translated to MFQYAILANPGHNRIYFDTAVKIACSELKAILSSMDIAVDEVTEKDIGLPAALVFETEQQLDDAQLQRLSSSSIYYAIFQVMDSGLLKPLQPQAFNTFPESMSQILRYTGKTNEQFTRLMVNLGLSAAKTDSQRKCLMDPMCGKGTTLYEGLIQGLDVMGVEINAKWVQEIQTFIVKYMKNGRYKHKVTKEKRTGAGGKKIADGFVVNAAVTKEAFIKDQGQSLKLYASDTRIVNQIIKKNSCDVMVSDLPYGVQHGSKSAKDTKMARSPLELLEEALPAWKSVLKPKGSIVLSFNEFTLKWTELAELFAKQGFEVQDQEPYIGYLHRVDQSINRNIFIAVKP